A stretch of the Mustela nigripes isolate SB6536 chromosome X, MUSNIG.SB6536, whole genome shotgun sequence genome encodes the following:
- the LOC132007388 gene encoding uncharacterized protein LOC132007388: MCPIVVVASRAAVAGCSRGSSRWRGWPPCVTASPFLSPSLGRDPPSSIQEPAPPTVGFWPFSSCFPGSPGTRTLRDGARSSLASRAAFCTWLTTDPDSMRTGRLGWKPRWDRGPVEAGSYTGLLPLGSLARRRTVVPRREPTEAASAETSVSALHSRGLWTSAVSDWPAPSTPRLAGDLPAPAPSPIRPSDNRSPAARLQGHLTGIPEPQRPRRAVPKSLSRRKCGA, from the coding sequence ATGTGCCCCATCGTCGTGGTCGCGTCACGTGCCGCCGTCGCTGGATGCAGCCGCGGGAGCTCACGTTGGCGCGGGTGGCCGCCCTGCGTCACCGCGAGCCCGTTTCTGAGCCCGAGCCTCGGGCGCGACCCTCCGTCTTCCATCCAGGAGCCCGCCCCGCCGACCGTGGGCTTCTGGCCGTTCTCTAGCTGTTTCCCGGGAAGCCCTGGGACGCGCACCCTCCGGGACGGCGCCCGGTCATCCCTCGCGTCCCGGGCAGCTTTCTGCACGTGGCTGACCACTGACCCCGACAGTATGAGGACGGGCCGCCTAGGCTGGAAACCGCGGTGGGATCGTGGTCCTGTGGAGGCCGGGTCCTACACGGGGCTGCTCCCCCTGGGGTCCCTCGCGCGGCGGAGGACAGTTGTCCCGCGTCGCGAACCCACAGAAGCAGCCTCGGCGGAGACGTCCGTCTCTGCGCTGCACAGCCGCGGCCTCTGGACCTCGGCCGTCTCGGACTGGCCAGCTCCGTCCACCCCGCGTCTTGCGGGGGATCTTCCCGCCCCAGCCCCGTCCCCGATCAGGCCTTCAGATAACCGCAGCCCCGCTGCACGTCTGCAAGGCCACCTCACGGGGATCCCTGAGCCACAGCGACCCAGGCGGGCCGTTCCCAAATCGCTGAGCCGCAGAAAGTGTGGCGCCTGA